One Aphidius gifuensis isolate YNYX2018 linkage group LG3, ASM1490517v1, whole genome shotgun sequence DNA window includes the following coding sequences:
- the LOC122852486 gene encoding uncharacterized protein LOC122852486, producing MSKVIDILKMFQREQPTFNHEIELVEDWSTHLLGQVDQLSNIPVVLKQDVSYMIQPCGQELVKFVKESYVNLQRTSSTSSLLYPTIYDYVEKVYWTQFGSIDKAKTFLNIYNDRKSTKQTVNNVYMFMEACKHCLEKPIEILWSECSNSEKRILLEKIPDVSYDDISDDFFTNEAVQTRHLLFYWRWYFNKKQSSVLQSPNNKNFQLNDRFDENSIFRDTIPKSIASHNFQAVKFFHDQLTPEKQQQIMTQTVNNLLTQTEGGNRQDNLDLLFFYIKKMTDQQIKNLIQKYGFPLLNNMIIAWPWRFLFPQLLEISWSFLTEDNYKNLVKNVVRKIYKEYEELGRKACTSVWLLIDFLEHNPEYLEEGAITFIWLLPLPDKMKLTAISFISAVFSTEKVIISKIRTEICYGLQKVGRALLTEGKYDMIDGFLKHFLNDNEKKPFIKSLDIEGNYKNLLSVADEEEEYRRIKKLINWQNNIGDTLASRLSDEIIKSDKQLEAKYNAYLEWNNNKENPSSGKVVKKENTVSFFKKISLPARNVFRG from the coding sequence ATGTCAAAagtaattgatatattaaaaatgtttcaaCGTGAACAACCAACATTTAATCATGAAATTGAATTAGTTGAAGATTGGTCAACCCATCTACTTGGACAAGTTGATCAATTATCAAACATACCTGTTGTACTAAAACAAGATGTATCATATATGATACAACCATGTGGACAAGAATtagtaaaatttgtaaaagaaagttatgtaaatttacaaagaacatcatcaacatcatcattattatatccAACAATTTATGATTATGTTGAAAAAGTTTACTGGACCCAATTTGGTTCTATAGATAAAGCAAAaacatttttgaatatttacaatgatagaaaatcaacaaaacaaaCTGTTAATAATGTATACATGTTTATGGAAGCTTGTAAACACTGTTTGGAAAAaccaattgaaatattatggTCTGAATGTTCAAATTCAGAAAAAAGAATTCTTCTAGAAAAAATACCAGATGTTTCTTATGACGATATatctgatgatttttttacaaatgaagCAGTTCAAACACGTCATTTGTTATTCTATTGGCGATGGTATTTTAACAAGAAACAATCATCAGTTTTGCAATcaccaaataataaaaattttcaattaaatgatCGTTTTGATGAAAACTCAATATTTAGAGATACAATTCCAAAATCAATTGCATCACATAATTTTCAAgctgttaaattttttcatgatcaATTAACACcagaaaaacaacaacaaattatgACTCAaactgttaataatttattaacacaaACCGAGGGAGGAAATAGACAAGACAatcttgatttattatttttttatattaaaaaaatgacagatcaacaaattaaaaatttaatacaaaaatatggtTTTCCTTTACttaataatatgattattgCATGGCCTTGGAGATTTTTATTTCCACAATTATTGGAAATTAGTTGGAGTTTTTTAACAgaagataattataaaaatttagttaaaaatgttgttagaaaaatttacaaagaatATGAAGAATTGGGAAGAAAAGCTTGTACAAGTGTATggttattgattgattttttggAACATAATCCTGAATATTTAGAAGAGGGTgctattacttttatttggtTATTACCATTACcagataaaatgaaattaacagctatatcatttatttcagCTGTATTTAGTActgaaaaagtaataatatcaaaaattagaACTGAAATTTGTTATGGACTTCAAAAAGTTGGTCGAGCATTATTAACAGAAGGAAAATATGATATGATAGatggttttttaaaacattttttaaatgataatgaaaaaaaaccatttattaAATCTTTGGATATtgaaggaaattataaaaatttattgagtgtcgctgatgaagaagaagaatatcgcagaattaaaaaattaataaattggcAAAATAATATTGGTGATACATTGGCATCAAGATTATCTGATGAAATTATCAAGTCAGATAAACAACTTGAAGCAAAATATAATGCATATTTAGAGTGgaataataacaaagaaaatCCTAGTTCTGgaaaagttgtaaaaaaagaaaacactgtaagtttctttaaaaaaatatcattaccTGCACGCAATGTATTCCGTggataa
- the LOC122852505 gene encoding putative leucine-rich repeat-containing protein DDB_G0290503, producing the protein MISRIRLPRLDGSTRVPKDEQSENFDTNITDTFYPLIVPSSKIQLKSIRRPKTTRSSYSSEKFSNLPKEDNNKFSVTPKCLIKLPSVDLTHYQRRKSSKNLTDLPQSLSPSSLVQARPQQVVKEDRVNQLEQNLKYLQDQHKLNLTALHQEVELLRQQNRDLQFQLVFDCDSNSSSLKNTSNESTQSKVEVLERHLDELSISFDEVKNENIKLKKIIEKEKKKFELIKNNENNKIDIGIQVGNTQNDFVALLKISKAMVQLVKCEYDNREKKLTIKS; encoded by the exons atgatttcaAGAATTCGTTTGCCACGATTAGATGGATCAACTCGTGTACCAAAAGATGAACAGAGTGAAAATTTTGATACAAATATAACAGATACATTTTATCCTCTAATTGTACCTTCATCGAAAATTCAGCTTAAATCAATTCGTCGACCTAAAACGACTCGGTCAAGTTACTCatcagaaaaattttcaaa ttTACCAAAGgaggataataataaattcagtgTTACTCCAAAATGTCTTATTAAACTTCCATCAGTTGATTTAACTCATTATCAG agaagaaaatcaagtaaaaatttaacagatTTACCACAAAGTTTATCACCGTCATCATTAGTTCAAGCAAGACCACAACAAGTAGTTAAAGAAGATCGAGTTAATCAGCttgaacaaaatttaaaatatcttcaaGATCAACATAAGTTAAATTTAACAGCTTTACATCAAGAAGTTGAATTACTTCGTCAACAAAATAGag atttacaATTTCAACTAGTATTTGATTGTGATTCAAAttcttcatcattaaaaaatacatcaaatgAATCAACACAATCAAAA GTTGAAGTTCTTGAACGTCATCTTGATGAACTTAGTATATCATTTGATGaagttaaaaatgaaaatataaagcttaaaaaaattattgaaaaagaaaaaaa aaaatttgagttgataaaaaataatgaaaataataaaattgacattgGAATACAAGTAGGAAATACtcaaaatgattttgttgcacttttaaaaatttcaaaagccATGGTACAACTTGTAAAGTGTGAATATGAtaatcgtgaaaaaaaattaacaataaaatcataa
- the LOC122852499 gene encoding lactosylceramide 4-alpha-galactosyltransferase-like translates to MFKLILKKKKIYIIFIVTSIFLIFMFIKLTPAQRDDTFLDNYFDELPDKHDLINEKSSSSNIIFIQTNSLAKNGDQNKFTARQACAIESAARLNNNMNISIIILINNNINFTQNNYVKILNLHYRNIFFKPIIANEYFKDTPLDNWWTSGIFNNTSKYPAVQMSDIIRLIELWKNCGSIYSDLDVVIQKSLDNMTNFVGEVKNENMVANGVIGISCGILGKKFIEACLKYLEKYFDGNSWAGNGPAVITKILQKLCKTKKTSEMTLKKCKGFTVYPTEKFYPIHYSEDNLYFDIDDNYKIMNKIKNSSIISIWGYSKNNRTIKVGSNAPYGLVASKYCPIIYKNCENNIF, encoded by the exons atgtttaaattaattttaaagaaaaaaaaaatttatattatttttatagtgacaagtatttttttaatttttatgttcatTAAATTGACACCAGCTCAAAGAGATGATACatttcttgataattatttcgatGAACTACCAGATAAACatg atttgataaatgaaaaatctagTTCaagtaatataatattcatacaaACAAATTCATTAGCAAAAAATGgtgatcaaaataaatttacagctCGTCAAGCATGTGCAATTGAATCAGCTGcaagattaaataataatatgaatatttcaataataatattaataaataataatataaattttacacaaaataattatgtaaaaatattaaatttacattatagaaatattttttttaagccaataattgcaaatgaatattttaaagataCACCACTTGATAATTGGTGGACCAgtggtatttttaataatacaagtaAATATCCAGCAGTTCAAATGTCAGATATAATAAGATTAATTGAACTTTGGAAAAATTGTGGATCAATTTATTCTGATTTAGATGTTGTTATACAAAa atCACTTGATAATATGACAAATTTTGTGGGTgaagtaaaaaatgaaaatatggtTGCAAATGGTGTTATTGGAATAAGTTGTGGAAtattaggaaaaaaatttattgaagcaTGTTTaaagtatttagaaaaatattttgatggtAATAGCTGGGCTGGTAATGGACCAGCTGTGATAacaaaaattcttcaaaaattatgtaaaacaaaaaag acaTCTGAGATGACACTAAAAAAATGCAAAGGATTTACTGTTTATCcaactgaaaaattttatccaattcATTATAGTGAAGATAATCTTTATTTTgacattgatgataattataaaataatgaataaaattaaaaattcatcaattatcAGTATATGgggttattcaaaaaataatagaacaaTTAAAGTTGGTAGTAATGCACCTTATGGTTTAGTAGCTAGCAAATATTGtcctattatttataaaaattgtgagaataatatattttaa
- the LOC122851001 gene encoding lactosylceramide 1,3-N-acetyl-beta-D-glucosaminyltransferase-like, which yields MNFLQIQLLLTFYVLFIGFFFLIYQMSQIYLNHQKPHYIDGWPPNIPRNLSLYINLQKNTTILHPNDYCGSKNYLYIIVCTAPNNKEARNSIRETWANEKQLTLLNYFIKVHFLIGQTNSLIIQKSIERESSEFNDIIQENFYDSYNNLTIKVGMLLKWINNHCQDTKYVMKIDDDIFLNIPMLLDKLKLQKNSDFLLGEIQYEPPIIRIPSEKWYMPEYMYPRDYYYDRYPSFVSGCSYVMTLNTTKKILNTALTIEFLYLEDVFFNGVELIFDPTLM from the exons atgaattttctacaaattcaattattattaacattttatgttttatttattggatttttttttctgatttatcaaatgtcacaaatatatttaaatcaccAAAAACCAC attatatTGATGGCTGGCCTCCTAATATTCCTAGAAATTTGAGTTTATATATtaatctacaaaaaaatacaacaatattACATCCAAATGATTATTGTggatcaaaaaattatctttatattattgtttgcaCAGCTCCAAATAATAAAGAAGCAAGAAATTCCATAAGAGAAACTTGggcaaatgaaaaacaattaacattattaaattattttattaaagtgcattttttaattggtcaAACTAATAGTCTAATTATTCAA aaatcAATTGAACGAGAAAGCAGTGAATTTAATGAcattattcaagaaaatttttatgatagttataataatttaacaataaaagttGGTATGTTATTAAAATGGATTAATAATCATTGTCAAGATACAAAGTACGTGatgaaaattgatgatgatatatttttaaatattccaatgttacttgataaattaaaattacaaaagaatAGTGATTTTTTGTTGGGAGAGATACAATATGAACCACCAATAATAAGAATTCCAAGTGAAAAATG gtaTATGCCTGAATATATGTATCCTcgtgattattattatgatcgTTATCCAAGTTTTGTATCAGGTTGTAGTTATGTAATGACTTTAAATAcgacaaagaaaattttgaatacagcattgacaattgaatttttatatcttgaagatgttttttttaatg gtgttgaattaatatttgatccCACTTTAATGTGA
- the LOC122852500 gene encoding homeobox protein 3-like, translating to MIGKNEQTNVKNVDNSRVKIITDKRKILEDNSTKVRNEIKNCFEELIKSLKTREKQLLRQLEAVHTQQLSIVQSNSELLPSVPSVNVNLDDWQTLDDTIMKFGKLELPNQDGIVVKNTEPYKVEEYEDANKDHVSFDKSIKIDDDNNIIINIPSPSIGKKINLYKNNNMELPSCSNNDNLNVSSETEIHLQLNTESNNIIGVFGDHDYLPLCSSNDSQVANNINNLSTSSVNGLSTQTKNSTTNIQQNNENSIQQDADNDHDVDLKKINVNDDCKKQDNDEHPKQIQQWLEQILVETETEPAIHEIQQFADISKSRYKEFEFPLKI from the exons ATGATTGGAAAAAACGAGCAAACAAATGTcaaaaatgttgataattcacgtgttaaaataataacagataaaagaaaaattcttgaagataattcaacaaag gtacgtaatgagataaaaaattgttttgaagaattaataaaatcattaaaaacacGAGAAAAACAATTACTTCGTCAACTTGAAGCTGTTCATACTCAGCAATTGTCAATTGTCCAATCGAACTCAGAACTATTACCATCAGTACCTTCAGTAAATGTTAATCTTGATGATTGGCAAACACTTGATGatacaataatgaaatttGGAAAATTAGAATTACCAAATCAAGATggaattgttgttaaaaatactGAACCATATAAAGTTGAAGAATATGAAGATGCCAATAAGGATCATGTtagttttgataaatcaattaaaattgatgatgacaataatattatcatcaatattccATCACCAagtataggaaaaaaaattaatttatataaaaataataacatggaATTACCAAGTTGctcaaataatgataatttaaatgttagtTCAGAGACTGAAatacatttacaattaaatactGAATCTAATAATATCATTGGAGTTTTTGGTGATCATGATTATTTACCATTGTGTTCATCAAACGATTCTCAAGttgcaaataatattaataatttatctacaTCAAGTGTCAATGGATTATCTACTCAAAcgaaaaattcaacaacaaatattcaacaaaataatgaaaattctaTTCAACAAGATGCTGATAATGATCatgatgttgatttaaaaaaaattaatgttaatgatgaCTGTAAGAAGCAGGATAATGATGAACATCCAAAACAAATTCAACAGTGGCTTGAACAAATTTTAGTTGAGACGGAAACTGAACCAGCTATTCATGAGATTCAACAATTTGCTGATATATCAAAATCTCGATACAAAGAATTTGAATTTCcacttaaaatataa
- the LOC122852494 gene encoding spermine synthase isoform X1, producing the protein MVAHTVLLDFTVSPNVIIDVEKRSNLKSSIVNVLNDNFVGLKKLTETSVDDGFIVLYNGPKNSLITVRGYPQGLVTLNIEYYKQEDDDALMTFETTRDLETAMQAAATATRSHTLAPIKRGGPFERYFPTADERLLEYDIDKLVFEARSPYQKVQIVHSKSLGNLLVLDELQNMSEADLIYTETLMQRGKENYADKEIVILGGGDGGLLWELLKENPKHVTMLEIDDVVMKACSQHLRSICGDCLDKRKGDNYEIIVGDCVKALTHMIDEGRQFDYVFGDLTDIPICTTPQSEAWDFIRLILNSSMKVLKPSGKYMTHGNGTSCSESLKTYEKVLNELSVPVKFEKDNAFIPSFFEDWVFYQVMHK; encoded by the exons ATGGTGGCTCACACTGTTCTTTTAGATTTTACTGTGTCACCAAATGTCATAATTGATGTTGAAAAACGTTCAAAtcttaaatcatcaattgtcaatgtattgaatgataattttgttggattaaaaaaactaactgAAACAAGTGTTGATGATGGTTTTATTGTGCTGTATAATGGACCAAAAAATAGTCTTATCACAGTCAGAGGATATCCTCAAGGTCTTGTTACACTAAACATTGAATATTACAAGCAAGAAGACGATGATGCACTCATGACATTTgag ACGACCCGAGATTTGGAGACGGCAATGCAAGCAGCAGCAACAGCTACTCGTTCACATACACTTGCCCCGATTAAAAGAGGTGGTCCATTTGAGAGATACTTTCCTACCGCCg atgaaAGACTTTTGGaatatgatattgataaattggTATTTGAAGCAAGATCACCATATCAAAAAGTTCAAATTGTACATTCAAAATCACTTGGTAATTTGTTGGTACTTGATGAGTTACAAA ATATGTCAGAGGCGGATCTTATTTACACTGAAACACTGATGCAACgtggaaaagaaaattatgCTGATAAAGAAATTGTTATATTGGGTGGAGGTGATGGAGGTCTTCTTTGGGAATTACTTAAAGAAAATCCAAAACATGTTACTATGCTGGAA aTTGATGATGTTGTAATGAAAGCATGTAGTCAACACTTGAGAAGCATTTGTGGTGATTGTTTGGACAAAAGAAAGGGTGATAATTATGag attattgTTGGTGATTGTGTCAAAGCACTTACCCATATGATTGATGAAGGTCGTCAATTTGATTATGTATTTGGTGATTTAACTGATATACCAATTTGTACAACACCACAAAGTGAAGCTTGGGATTTTATTAGATTGATATTGAATTCATCAATGAAAGTCCTCAAACCATCTGGAAAATATATGACACAT GGTAATGGAACATCTTGTTCAGAGTCATTAAAAACATATGAAAAAGTATTGAATGAATTATCAGTACcagttaaatttgaaaaagacAATGCTTTTATTCCTTCATTTTTTGAAGATTGggttttttatcaagttatgcataaatga
- the LOC122852494 gene encoding spermine synthase isoform X2, with amino-acid sequence MVAHTVLLDFTVSPNVIIDVEKRSNLKSSIVNVLNDNFVGLKKLTETSVDDGFIVLYNGPKNSLITVRGYPQGLVTLNIEYYKQEDDDALMTFEQWRYLEADIAMVLNSQRSKHLPPVKRGTIYDLYLTLSDERLLEYDIDKLVFEARSPYQKVQIVHSKSLGNLLVLDELQNMSEADLIYTETLMQRGKENYADKEIVILGGGDGGLLWELLKENPKHVTMLEIDDVVMKACSQHLRSICGDCLDKRKGDNYEIIVGDCVKALTHMIDEGRQFDYVFGDLTDIPICTTPQSEAWDFIRLILNSSMKVLKPSGKYMTHGNGTSCSESLKTYEKVLNELSVPVKFEKDNAFIPSFFEDWVFYQVMHK; translated from the exons ATGGTGGCTCACACTGTTCTTTTAGATTTTACTGTGTCACCAAATGTCATAATTGATGTTGAAAAACGTTCAAAtcttaaatcatcaattgtcaatgtattgaatgataattttgttggattaaaaaaactaactgAAACAAGTGTTGATGATGGTTTTATTGTGCTGTATAATGGACCAAAAAATAGTCTTATCACAGTCAGAGGATATCCTCAAGGTCTTGTTACACTAAACATTGAATATTACAAGCAAGAAGACGATGATGCACTCATGACATTTgag CAATGGCGTTACTTGGAAGCTGATATTGCTATGGTTTTGAATAGTCAACGAAGCAAGCATTTACCACCTGTTAAACGAGGAACCATTTATGATCTCTATTTAACACTATCag atgaaAGACTTTTGGaatatgatattgataaattggTATTTGAAGCAAGATCACCATATCAAAAAGTTCAAATTGTACATTCAAAATCACTTGGTAATTTGTTGGTACTTGATGAGTTACAAA ATATGTCAGAGGCGGATCTTATTTACACTGAAACACTGATGCAACgtggaaaagaaaattatgCTGATAAAGAAATTGTTATATTGGGTGGAGGTGATGGAGGTCTTCTTTGGGAATTACTTAAAGAAAATCCAAAACATGTTACTATGCTGGAA aTTGATGATGTTGTAATGAAAGCATGTAGTCAACACTTGAGAAGCATTTGTGGTGATTGTTTGGACAAAAGAAAGGGTGATAATTATGag attattgTTGGTGATTGTGTCAAAGCACTTACCCATATGATTGATGAAGGTCGTCAATTTGATTATGTATTTGGTGATTTAACTGATATACCAATTTGTACAACACCACAAAGTGAAGCTTGGGATTTTATTAGATTGATATTGAATTCATCAATGAAAGTCCTCAAACCATCTGGAAAATATATGACACAT GGTAATGGAACATCTTGTTCAGAGTCATTAAAAACATATGAAAAAGTATTGAATGAATTATCAGTACcagttaaatttgaaaaagacAATGCTTTTATTCCTTCATTTTTTGAAGATTGggttttttatcaagttatgcataaatga